CGTCCGGCCGCCGGTGGTGCCGGTGGCGCCGATGACCAGGGTGGTGCCGGGGTTCGTCATCGGGCGTCGCTCCCGCGGGAGTCGGAGCCGGGCGTCTGGACGGACCTGTTGAAGTCGAGACCGGGTGCCTGGAGGGCGAGGGGGTTCCAGTAGTCCCGGTAGGAGGTGAACCGGCCGTCCCGGACGGTGACGACGGCGATGTAGGTCATGTCGTACGGGTCGCCGCTCTCCACGATCCGTCCCACCCCGCGCATCTCGACCACGATGGTGTCCGGCTCGGTGGTCTGGTGGATCCGCACCTCGGGGAAGTCGTGGAGGTCGATGTGGTCGGGGTAGTGGCGCATGTAGGCGGCGATGGCGTCCCGGCCGGTCAGCCGGCGGGGCCGGCCCGGCGGGGCGAAGGGGAACTCCATCACGCCGTCCTCGGCCCACAGCCCGATCCAGCCGGGGATGTCCTTGTCGAGGAGCAGGCGCAGGCTGTGGCGGTACAGGTCGGCCGGGGAGGCGGTGGCTCGGGTGGTCACGGGCATGGCTGTCTCCGTTCCAGTACGATACGGACCGTCGGTCCGCTTCATTGAAGATACGGACCGCTGGTCCGGATCGCAACAGAGGAGGGGCCCATGGCCGACCGCAGACCGCGCAAGGACGCCGCCCGCAACCGCGCGGCCGTCCTCGCCGCCGCCGACACGCTGTTCGCCCGGTGCGAGCACCCGGACGACGTCACCATGGCCGACATCGCGGCGGCGGCCGGCGTCGGCAAGGGGACGCTCTTCCGCGCCTTCGGCGATCGCACCGGGCTGCTCCGGGCGCTGTACGAGGCACGGCTGGAACCCGTCCGCGCGAGCGCGGAGGAGGGCCCGCCGCCGCTCGGCCCGGGGAGCCCGCCGCGCCGGAGGGTGCTCGCCCTGCTCGACGCCGTGCTGTGCTTCAAGCTCGACAACCGCCACCTCGCGCTGGCCCTGGAACAGACCGGCGACGCCAGCCCGTACCGCACGGACCACTACGAGCGATGGCACGCCCTGCTGAAGGAACTGCTGGAGCAGGTGCCGGGTGAGGCCGACGCCGATTTCACCGCCCACGCCCTGCTCGCCGCCACCCGCGCCGACCTCGTCGCCCACCTGGCCGACGCAAGCGGGCTGTCCCGCGAGGAGATGCGGTCACGGCTGGCGGAGTTCGCGGCCCGGACACTGGGCGCCGACGACTGACGCGACCGGAGGGCGACGGTTCTACGGGTGACCCGACGGTATTTGACGTGGCGTCAGGCATCCGCCCCGGTCACCTCCCCTCACTGCGTTCGGTGCCGTCCATGGGGCTCAGTACGCGGCTGCTCGTCTGCTGGTAGATCACGGAACTGCGAAAGCTCACCACCTCCCGGCGAGCGCTGAAGCGGTCCATGAGGAAGGCGTGCAGCCGCTCGATGTCCGGCACCGCCACGTGCACCACGAAGTCGTCGTCGCCGGAGACCACGAACACCGAGACCACCTCCGGCAGTTCGGCCAGGTACGCCTCGAAACCGGAGATCACGTCCCGGCTCAGCGGGCGCAGCCGGGCGAAGACCAGGGCCTGGAGCGAACGGCCCAACAGACGTGGCTGCACGGCCGCGTGGTAGCCGGTGATCACCCCGCGGGCCCGCAGCGACCGGACCCGCTCCAGACAGGTGGACGGGGCGATGCCGACCTTGCGGGCCAACTCCCGGTTGGTGAGCCGTGCATCGCGCTGCAGATGGCCGAGGATCGCCGAATCAATGGAGTCCATGGCCGCCATTTTTCCCCGCGCCCCGAATAGGATTCGGCGGGCGCTCGGAACGGCCGTATCACGCTCTAGGTTTCCCTTCACCCACCGGATCCGAAGGGAGCCCTGAACGCCCCATGACGACCGCCGTCGATCACTACGACCGGTTTCTCGCGGAGCACTACACCTGGATGCTGGGAGGTGATCTCCGCGCGCTCGCCGCCGCCCAGCGCGCCCAGCTGCTGGAGTGGGGCGTGGTGCCCGGTCCGGCGGGGTCGACGGCCGTGGACCTGGGCTGCGGTCCGGGGCACACCAGTCTGGCCCTGGCCGGCCTCGGCTTCGATCCGGTGTTCGCCGTCGACCTGAGCGAACCGCTCCTGGACGAGCTGGCCGCGCACGCCACCGGCACCCCGGCGGTGCGCCCGGTGCGGGCGGACGTGCGCGCCGCCCTGCCAAAGCTGGTCCGCCCCGGCTCGGTGGGGGCCGTCGTGTGCCTGGGCGACACCCTGACCCATCTGCCGACCCGGGGGGCCGTGGCCGCGCTGTGCGCCGATGTCGCCGCCGCGCTCGCGCCCGGGGGAACGGCCGTGTTCGCCTACCGCGACCTGACGGTCCCGCTCACCGGCACGGACCGCTTCCTCCCGGTCCGCTCCACCGAGGACCGGATCATGACCTGTTTCCTGGAGTACCCGGACGACTTCGACGCCTACACGGTCGTGGTGCACGACCTGATCCACACCCGGGACCCCGCGAGCGGCGACTGGTCCTTGAACGCCCACAGTTACCGCAAGCTGCGGCTCTCCCACGCCTGGGTGCTGGAGCGGTTCCGCGCCGCCGGGCTGCGGGTGGCGCACGAGCGCGGCGGGCCGGGGGGCATGCGGACGGTGGTCCTCAAGCGGGCGTCGTGACCGTGCCCCGGACCGCGGCCACGAGGTCGCTCTGGTAGTGGGCGATGCCGTCCCGGAGGGCCAGCGGGGTGCGCGGGAGACTGCCGAAGTCGGTGAAGGGATCGCCGTCGACGACGGTGAGGTCCGCGGTCTTTCCCGGCTCGACGGTGCCCAGATCGTCCTCGACGCCGAACAGCCGCGCGGGGGCGGCGGTGGCGCACAGGAGGGCCTGGGCCGCAGTGAAGCCGTGGGCGTGCAGCGCGCGCAGGGCCAGGTGGAGCGAGAGCCCGGCCGGGACCAGGGGCGCGTCCGTGCCCACCGCGAGCAGGGCGCCCTCGGCGGCGAGGCGGCGGTAGGCGGCCATCTCGGTGGCGAGGGCCCGCCGTTGCTCGTCGGTGGGCGGATTGCGGGCGCGGTCACGGACGGCGGTGACGTCCCAGGGCGGCATGAGGGTGAGCACCCGGGGGTCGTCGGCCAGGGCGGGGTCGGCGCCCAGCAGGGCCTGTGCGGCGAACGGGGTCGCGATCAGGGCGAAACGGCCGTCGGCGTACTGCTGGACGAGGTCCTGGTGGATGTGGCCGGTGGGGGTGGTGGCGTGGCCGTAGGGCAGGCGCTGGGTGGCCTGCAGATGGGTGGTGAGGTCCTGTCCGGCGGCCCGGCCCGGCGCGCACAGGTGGCTGCCGCTGGGCACCCCGAGCCGGTGAGCGGTTTCGGCCGCCCGCGCCATGACCTGCCCGGAGGCGCGGACGTAGGTCTTGACGAAGTCGACCTCCAGGGCGGTGGCCCGCTCCAGGGTGCGCCGCACACCGGCGGCGGTGCGGTGGGCGCGGCCCATGGCGTACGCGGTGCGGGCGCCGTCGATGAGTTCGGCGCAGGCCAGCAGGCGCGGGCCGGTGCTGTGCCCGGAGGCGAGGGACTCGCGCAGCCGGACCGCCTCGTACAGGGACCCGCCCATGCAGGCCATGGTGGTGATGCCGTAGGCGAGTGCGGTGAGGCCGTGCCGGGCGCCGTAAGTGGCGCTGTAGGGGTGGGTATGGCTGTCGAACAGGCCGGGCAGGACGGTGTGCCGCGAGGCGTCCACGGTGCGGTGCCCCGGGCGGCGCGGGCGGTGGGGTTCGACGGCGGTGATCCGGCGGCCGTCGGTGAGGATGTCGACGTCCCGGCGCGGGGCGGTGCCGGTGCCGTCCCACAACTGCCCGGCGTGGACGCGCAGTCGCTCCCGGCCGCCGGCCGGACGGTGGGTGAGCGGCACGGACAGCGTCCGGGGCCCGGACCGGGCCGGGTCCAGGAGACGGAGCCGGCCCGAGGACAGGTAGAGCAGGGTGTTCGTCTCGCGTGCCCAGGTGGGGTGGTCGGCCGGTTCGCCGGTGAGCCGGCGGGCGGGACCGGCCGGGGTGCCGTCACCGGTGACGGGCAGCAGCCAGAGCACCGACTCGGCGACCAGCGCCATCCAGCGGCCGTCGGGCGACCACACGGGGCCGGCGGCTGCGCGGTCGGACAGGGACTGGTGCGCGGCGGGCAGTTGGCGCCTCTCGGTGCCGGTGCGGGTGTCGAGGACCCGGATGAGGTGGTAGCCCTCGCGGAAGCGGTGGTTGAGCCGGTTGCGGTCGCAGAAGGCCACGTACCGGCCGTCCGGTGACCAGGTCGGGGCGCCGGGCGGGCCGTCGGCGGCCAGCGGCCGGGCCAGCACCCGCTCCGCGCCGCTGGCCAGGTCGCGCAGCAGCACGTTGCCCCGGGTGTCCTGGCAGGCGAGGCGGGTGCCGTCCGGGGACACCGCCGGGTACAGCCGGCCCGGTCCGGTGACCGGCTCGTCGTGCCCGCTGTCCAGGTGGAACCGGCGTACGGCCGTCAGCCCGTCCCGGTCGGTGCAGTACAGCAGGCTCCGCCCGTCCGGCGCCCAGGCGGGCATCTGCACATGGTGGACGGCGGCGGCCTGGAGCACCTTGCGGGGCGTCCCGCCGACGGGCAGCACCCACAGGGCGTTCAGCGCCACGAAGGCCACGCTGCCGCCGTCGGGCGCGAGGGCGGGCAGATGGATGCCGCGCACCGGCCCCGCGGCCTCCAGGGAGAGCGTTCTGGGGCGCCGCCGAGGGCGTGGCACCGGCATCCGGGCCGTGAACGGGATGTCCCGCACCGATCCGGGTGCGCCGAGGGTGCGGAGGCGGAGGCGGCCGTCGGCGACGTACAGGAGCCGGTCGTCGCCGAGCCAGCACGGCGGTGCCGCCGCCAGATCCTCGCCCTCGGTCACCGCCCGGCCGTCCACCAGGAGCGTGGCCCGCGCGGCCGGCAGGGACGGGGAGGCGGTGGTACCGGACAGGTGCAGGCAGGCGATCCGGCCCGAGGGGGACACCGACGGGCACAGCAGCCGGCCCTCCCCCACCCTGCGGAGCACCTGCCCGGCACCGCCCCCGGCGGGCACGCGGACCAGTGCCCGGCCACCGTCGCTGCCGCCGTCGGGCGTGTGGGCGGCGCGGACGCACACCACCGAGCGCCCGTCCGGCCACCAGACCGGGTCGATGTCCTCGTAGGCGCCGCCGGTCAGCCGCTCGGCCCCGCCGCCGTCCGCGTCCGTCGTCCACAGGCCGAACGAGGCACCGGCCACCGGGTCGCCGCCGCGCTCGGAGGCGAAGACCAGACGGCTGCCGTCAGGTGACCAGGCCACGCCCCGGTCGTCCCAGGGCCCGTCGGTGACCTGGCGCAGCCCGCTGCCGTCGGTGCGCAGCGTCCACAGATGGAAGCCGCCGCCCCGGTAGCCGCCCACCGCCAGCCGCCTGCCGTCGGGGGACAGGGCCGGGCGGGTCGCCTCCAGGTCCCAGTCGGTGATCCGCACCGCTTCCCCGCCCTCCGGCGGCACCCGCCACAGGACGCCCTGCACCTCGGCGATCACCACGGACCCGTCACGGGAAGAGGTCACCGATCCACCGGTCAACTCGCGGTAAAGCAGGGTTTGTTGCCCTACGGAGCCGGACGCGGCCATGGCCGGGGAGGTCACCGGGGCCGGAGCCGCGACCGCCGTCAGCCCGGCGGCGGACCCCCGCAGCAGGTCCCGGCGGCTGACCCGGCCGTGATCCGTCGTCATCGCGCTCTCCTCACCGGGTCACCCAGCGGCCGTCCTCAGCATGCGGCCGCGGCGAGTGGGCGGCACGGCCGGGTCCATGGTGGCGGGTACCGCGGTCGAATGCGGGTCGGCGCGCGGGACTGCGGCGCCGGCCGGCGGATCGCGGGTGCGTCGTCGTACGAGTGGGCGGGTTCACGCCG
This is a stretch of genomic DNA from Streptomyces rubradiris. It encodes these proteins:
- a CDS encoding class I SAM-dependent methyltransferase, which codes for MTTAVDHYDRFLAEHYTWMLGGDLRALAAAQRAQLLEWGVVPGPAGSTAVDLGCGPGHTSLALAGLGFDPVFAVDLSEPLLDELAAHATGTPAVRPVRADVRAALPKLVRPGSVGAVVCLGDTLTHLPTRGAVAALCADVAAALAPGGTAVFAYRDLTVPLTGTDRFLPVRSTEDRIMTCFLEYPDDFDAYTVVVHDLIHTRDPASGDWSLNAHSYRKLRLSHAWVLERFRAAGLRVAHERGGPGGMRTVVLKRAS
- a CDS encoding Lrp/AsnC family transcriptional regulator codes for the protein MDSIDSAILGHLQRDARLTNRELARKVGIAPSTCLERVRSLRARGVITGYHAAVQPRLLGRSLQALVFARLRPLSRDVISGFEAYLAELPEVVSVFVVSGDDDFVVHVAVPDIERLHAFLMDRFSARREVVSFRSSVIYQQTSSRVLSPMDGTERSEGR
- a CDS encoding TetR/AcrR family transcriptional regulator, which translates into the protein MADRRPRKDAARNRAAVLAAADTLFARCEHPDDVTMADIAAAAGVGKGTLFRAFGDRTGLLRALYEARLEPVRASAEEGPPPLGPGSPPRRRVLALLDAVLCFKLDNRHLALALEQTGDASPYRTDHYERWHALLKELLEQVPGEADADFTAHALLAATRADLVAHLADASGLSREEMRSRLAEFAARTLGADD
- a CDS encoding nuclear transport factor 2 family protein, with amino-acid sequence MPVTTRATASPADLYRHSLRLLLDKDIPGWIGLWAEDGVMEFPFAPPGRPRRLTGRDAIAAYMRHYPDHIDLHDFPEVRIHQTTEPDTIVVEMRGVGRIVESGDPYDMTYIAVVTVRDGRFTSYRDYWNPLALQAPGLDFNRSVQTPGSDSRGSDAR
- a CDS encoding amidohydrolase family protein, whose amino-acid sequence is MTTDHGRVSRRDLLRGSAAGLTAVAAPAPVTSPAMAASGSVGQQTLLYRELTGGSVTSSRDGSVVIAEVQGVLWRVPPEGGEAVRITDWDLEATRPALSPDGRRLAVGGYRGGGFHLWTLRTDGSGLRQVTDGPWDDRGVAWSPDGSRLVFASERGGDPVAGASFGLWTTDADGGGAERLTGGAYEDIDPVWWPDGRSVVCVRAAHTPDGGSDGGRALVRVPAGGGAGQVLRRVGEGRLLCPSVSPSGRIACLHLSGTTASPSLPAARATLLVDGRAVTEGEDLAAAPPCWLGDDRLLYVADGRLRLRTLGAPGSVRDIPFTARMPVPRPRRRPRTLSLEAAGPVRGIHLPALAPDGGSVAFVALNALWVLPVGGTPRKVLQAAAVHHVQMPAWAPDGRSLLYCTDRDGLTAVRRFHLDSGHDEPVTGPGRLYPAVSPDGTRLACQDTRGNVLLRDLASGAERVLARPLAADGPPGAPTWSPDGRYVAFCDRNRLNHRFREGYHLIRVLDTRTGTERRQLPAAHQSLSDRAAAGPVWSPDGRWMALVAESVLWLLPVTGDGTPAGPARRLTGEPADHPTWARETNTLLYLSSGRLRLLDPARSGPRTLSVPLTHRPAGGRERLRVHAGQLWDGTGTAPRRDVDILTDGRRITAVEPHRPRRPGHRTVDASRHTVLPGLFDSHTHPYSATYGARHGLTALAYGITTMACMGGSLYEAVRLRESLASGHSTGPRLLACAELIDGARTAYAMGRAHRTAAGVRRTLERATALEVDFVKTYVRASGQVMARAAETAHRLGVPSGSHLCAPGRAAGQDLTTHLQATQRLPYGHATTPTGHIHQDLVQQYADGRFALIATPFAAQALLGADPALADDPRVLTLMPPWDVTAVRDRARNPPTDEQRRALATEMAAYRRLAAEGALLAVGTDAPLVPAGLSLHLALRALHAHGFTAAQALLCATAAPARLFGVEDDLGTVEPGKTADLTVVDGDPFTDFGSLPRTPLALRDGIAHYQSDLVAAVRGTVTTPA